In Ostrea edulis chromosome 4, xbOstEdul1.1, whole genome shotgun sequence, a single window of DNA contains:
- the LOC125671419 gene encoding spindle and centriole-associated protein 1-like isoform X1 gives MSFVRLRKSHSSALPRKQKIHKKKPAWDDTIQDLTTLKATPEEIEQRKAAHQSKNALVSRLERHTKAKAKKKDLSISNAEARQLAVMKEVLYDQQELHDVLSKSDKMMTVVKDLFGDDPRRFTGFPNVTSAPNAENSSRSRTIVANLPDVKTRMETLSESMMDQSALNDLPETDSDEEEEEMEPIMYQPKIDLNRFQRFLEAEERNNTLSTISGQAHLSHMDQGPIQSTRIQDTQSLQTTQDDQCYTPPKKHNESIEMLRSPKSAMNDTQKIKKTKRRVEPETAQHNSTFNLSELKKVLVQLENEIGDLETQSGRRPRAEQPRQETFSGYTVSLVDSVTKLSRYLKECEMRLKTETLLREQLTQDVKQLTCLIDALTSDIIQTQEEYNTLRTEYRKYRQETEREIGALKMSLVNSGLYIEPEKQHLNSTPPRNGLSTQSTIAAGVSVPNIPQSSQPTIAALPQHLDPIRIANPLAVLLSPPVRKTRVQQPPQEEGPLPVFDLGQHLQEPAQPTQPLHSGNLQQQGQLEISDLEQPEGHLGPALVSKTIQEVRVSSGREDFKHPVQSNVNFQQNPRGSVTQSATSQESRSASVTQVMSHAAHVNVPRPTPLVQNTVQPQRNGQADLTSQIAQLNKQHDEAQKRLQALLQQQQTQQNQREIAPQLGPYKLAVSASSQPPQISHTSGLTVGVSKTQQAPNRFIQQQQIPHVQPEIGNTQQSSEQRGLPAYPVSPPLSPISQRSDNFTAIQGMNQNARVNTAPPYGITVSLPSVDLSLDSSPSPR, from the exons ATGTCTTTTGTTAGACTTAGAAAGTCTCACTCTTCAGCGTTACCAAGGAAACAAAAGATACACAAAAAGAAACCTGCATGGGAT GATACCATTCAAGATTTAACTACTCTGAAGGCCACCCCTGAGGAAATT GAACAAAGAAAAGCTGCCCATCAGTCAAAAAATGCACTGGTATCTAGACTTGAAAGGCACACGAAAGCAAAAG cCAAGAAAAAAGACTTAAGTATTTCTAATGCAGAGGCACGGCAACTTGCTGTAATGAAAGAGGTCTTATATGATCAACAAGAG CTTCATGATGTCTTAAGTAAATCAGACAAGATGATGACTGTTGTGAAAGACCTTTTTGGTGATGACCCAAGG agaTTCACTGGATTTCCAAATGTTACTTCTGCTCCTAATGCTGAAAACAGCAGCAG GTCAAGGACAATTGTTGCTAACCTACCTGATGTAAAGACACGCATGGAAACCTTAAGTGAATCTATGATGGACCAGTCTGCCCTGAATGATCTTCCAGAAACTGACAGTG ATGAGGAGGAAGAAGAAATGGAACCCATTATGTACCAACCTAAAATTGACCTTAACAGGTTCCAGAGATTTCTGGAGGCTGAGGAAAGGAATAACACTCTGAGTACAATTAGTGGGCAGGCCCACCTTAGCCACATGGACCAGGGACCCATTCAGAGTACACGGATACAGGACACTCAGAGTCTTCAGACGACACAAG ATGATCAGTGCTACACTCCCCCTAAAAAGCACAATGAGTCCATAGAAATGCTGAGGAGTCCTAAATCTGCCATGAATGACACACAAAAGATAAAGAAAACTAAACGAAGAGTTGAACCTGAGACTGCTCAGCATAACTCTACATTCAACTTAAGTGAACTTAAAAAG GTCCTGGTGCAACTCGAAAATGAGATAGGAGATCTTGAAACTCAGTCTGGTCGTCGTCCTCGTGCCGAGCAGCCTCGACAAGAGACATTCTCAGGCTACACAGTGTCTCTGGTGGACTCAGTCACTAAACTCAGCAGATATTTGAAGGAA TGTGAAATGAGGTTGAAAACCGAGACTCTGCTAAGAGAACAGCTGACCCAGGATGTGAAACAGCTGACTTGCCTTATAGATGCCCTCACCTCT GATATTATCCAGACTCAAGAGGAATACAACACACTGAGAACAGAGTACAGGAAATACAGACAGGAGACGGAGCGAGAAATCGGGGCACTGAAG ATGTCCCTGGTGAATTCAGGACTGTATATAGAACCAGAGAAACAACATCTTAATTCAACACCTCCCAGAAATGGTCTGTCTACACAAAGCACAATAGCAGCAG GTGTGTCAGTGCCAAACATACCACAGAGTAGTCAACCAACCATAGCAGCTCTACCTCAGCACTTAGACCCAATACGCATAGCCAACCCATTAGCTGTTCTGTTGTCTCCTCCAGTCAGGAAAACTCGGGTACAACAGCCCCCACAGGAAGAAG GTCCACTCCCAGTGTTTGATTTAGGACAACACCTGCAGGAGCCTGCTCAACCAACACAGCCCTTACACAGTGGTAACTTACAGCAACAGGGACAGCTGGAGATTTCTGACTTGGAGCAGCCTGAAGGCCATCTTGGACCTGCACTGGTCAGTAAAACCATTCAAGAAGTCAGAGTGTCGTCAGGGAGAGAGGACTTCAAACACCCTGTGCAGTCCAACGTAAATTTTCAACAGAATCCGAGGGGTTCCGTAACACAAAGTGCCACCTCACAGGAGAGTCGGTCAGCATCAGTCACACAGGTCATGAGCCATGCTGCACATGTCAATGTACCCAGACCCACCCCTTTGGTGCAGAACACAGTCCAGCCACAGCGGAATGGACAGGCAGACCTCACTTCACAAATAGCACAACTAAACAAGCAGCATGATGAAGCACAGAAACGTTTACAAGCTCTACTACAACAGCAACAAACACAACAAAATCAGCGAGAAATTGCACCACAACTTGGGCCATATAAATTAGCTGTATCAGCCTCATCACAACCTCCACAAATTAGTCATACCTCAGGTCTAACTGTTGGTGTGTCCAAGACACAGCAGGCTCCCAACAGATTTATACAGCAACAGCAAATACCACATGTTCAACCAGAAATTGGAAATACACAACAATCTTCTGAGCAG agAGGTTTGCCTGCCTATCCAGTGTCTCCCCCTCTATCTCCTATATCCCAGAGGTCAGACAACTTCACTGCAATCCAAGGCATGAATCAG AATGCCAGAGTAAATACAGCACCTCCCTATGGAATAACTGTTTCCTTGCCATCTGTGGATTTGTCATTAGACAGCAGTCCATCACCGAGGTGA
- the LOC125671419 gene encoding spindle and centriole-associated protein 1-like isoform X2, translated as MHWYLDLKGTRKQKLHDVLSKSDKMMTVVKDLFGDDPRRFTGFPNVTSAPNAENSSRSRTIVANLPDVKTRMETLSESMMDQSALNDLPETDSDEEEEEMEPIMYQPKIDLNRFQRFLEAEERNNTLSTISGQAHLSHMDQGPIQSTRIQDTQSLQTTQDDQCYTPPKKHNESIEMLRSPKSAMNDTQKIKKTKRRVEPETAQHNSTFNLSELKKVLVQLENEIGDLETQSGRRPRAEQPRQETFSGYTVSLVDSVTKLSRYLKECEMRLKTETLLREQLTQDVKQLTCLIDALTSDIIQTQEEYNTLRTEYRKYRQETEREIGALKMSLVNSGLYIEPEKQHLNSTPPRNGLSTQSTIAAGVSVPNIPQSSQPTIAALPQHLDPIRIANPLAVLLSPPVRKTRVQQPPQEEGPLPVFDLGQHLQEPAQPTQPLHSGNLQQQGQLEISDLEQPEGHLGPALVSKTIQEVRVSSGREDFKHPVQSNVNFQQNPRGSVTQSATSQESRSASVTQVMSHAAHVNVPRPTPLVQNTVQPQRNGQADLTSQIAQLNKQHDEAQKRLQALLQQQQTQQNQREIAPQLGPYKLAVSASSQPPQISHTSGLTVGVSKTQQAPNRFIQQQQIPHVQPEIGNTQQSSEQRGLPAYPVSPPLSPISQRSDNFTAIQGMNQNARVNTAPPYGITVSLPSVDLSLDSSPSPR; from the exons ATGCACTGGTATCTAGACTTGAAAGGCACACGAAAGCAAAAG CTTCATGATGTCTTAAGTAAATCAGACAAGATGATGACTGTTGTGAAAGACCTTTTTGGTGATGACCCAAGG agaTTCACTGGATTTCCAAATGTTACTTCTGCTCCTAATGCTGAAAACAGCAGCAG GTCAAGGACAATTGTTGCTAACCTACCTGATGTAAAGACACGCATGGAAACCTTAAGTGAATCTATGATGGACCAGTCTGCCCTGAATGATCTTCCAGAAACTGACAGTG ATGAGGAGGAAGAAGAAATGGAACCCATTATGTACCAACCTAAAATTGACCTTAACAGGTTCCAGAGATTTCTGGAGGCTGAGGAAAGGAATAACACTCTGAGTACAATTAGTGGGCAGGCCCACCTTAGCCACATGGACCAGGGACCCATTCAGAGTACACGGATACAGGACACTCAGAGTCTTCAGACGACACAAG ATGATCAGTGCTACACTCCCCCTAAAAAGCACAATGAGTCCATAGAAATGCTGAGGAGTCCTAAATCTGCCATGAATGACACACAAAAGATAAAGAAAACTAAACGAAGAGTTGAACCTGAGACTGCTCAGCATAACTCTACATTCAACTTAAGTGAACTTAAAAAG GTCCTGGTGCAACTCGAAAATGAGATAGGAGATCTTGAAACTCAGTCTGGTCGTCGTCCTCGTGCCGAGCAGCCTCGACAAGAGACATTCTCAGGCTACACAGTGTCTCTGGTGGACTCAGTCACTAAACTCAGCAGATATTTGAAGGAA TGTGAAATGAGGTTGAAAACCGAGACTCTGCTAAGAGAACAGCTGACCCAGGATGTGAAACAGCTGACTTGCCTTATAGATGCCCTCACCTCT GATATTATCCAGACTCAAGAGGAATACAACACACTGAGAACAGAGTACAGGAAATACAGACAGGAGACGGAGCGAGAAATCGGGGCACTGAAG ATGTCCCTGGTGAATTCAGGACTGTATATAGAACCAGAGAAACAACATCTTAATTCAACACCTCCCAGAAATGGTCTGTCTACACAAAGCACAATAGCAGCAG GTGTGTCAGTGCCAAACATACCACAGAGTAGTCAACCAACCATAGCAGCTCTACCTCAGCACTTAGACCCAATACGCATAGCCAACCCATTAGCTGTTCTGTTGTCTCCTCCAGTCAGGAAAACTCGGGTACAACAGCCCCCACAGGAAGAAG GTCCACTCCCAGTGTTTGATTTAGGACAACACCTGCAGGAGCCTGCTCAACCAACACAGCCCTTACACAGTGGTAACTTACAGCAACAGGGACAGCTGGAGATTTCTGACTTGGAGCAGCCTGAAGGCCATCTTGGACCTGCACTGGTCAGTAAAACCATTCAAGAAGTCAGAGTGTCGTCAGGGAGAGAGGACTTCAAACACCCTGTGCAGTCCAACGTAAATTTTCAACAGAATCCGAGGGGTTCCGTAACACAAAGTGCCACCTCACAGGAGAGTCGGTCAGCATCAGTCACACAGGTCATGAGCCATGCTGCACATGTCAATGTACCCAGACCCACCCCTTTGGTGCAGAACACAGTCCAGCCACAGCGGAATGGACAGGCAGACCTCACTTCACAAATAGCACAACTAAACAAGCAGCATGATGAAGCACAGAAACGTTTACAAGCTCTACTACAACAGCAACAAACACAACAAAATCAGCGAGAAATTGCACCACAACTTGGGCCATATAAATTAGCTGTATCAGCCTCATCACAACCTCCACAAATTAGTCATACCTCAGGTCTAACTGTTGGTGTGTCCAAGACACAGCAGGCTCCCAACAGATTTATACAGCAACAGCAAATACCACATGTTCAACCAGAAATTGGAAATACACAACAATCTTCTGAGCAG agAGGTTTGCCTGCCTATCCAGTGTCTCCCCCTCTATCTCCTATATCCCAGAGGTCAGACAACTTCACTGCAATCCAAGGCATGAATCAG AATGCCAGAGTAAATACAGCACCTCCCTATGGAATAACTGTTTCCTTGCCATCTGTGGATTTGTCATTAGACAGCAGTCCATCACCGAGGTGA